One genomic window of Cannabis sativa cultivar Pink pepper isolate KNU-18-1 chromosome 2, ASM2916894v1, whole genome shotgun sequence includes the following:
- the LOC115720675 gene encoding NDR1/HIN1-like protein 10, which produces MADTSRPVTGYPASTYPHQPQPNAANPNGYPYPPPYHHQQPPPNNPNYGYPYRYDPARTTFIRRIFALMVAFFIVSASIIFIIWLVLRPRLPKISVDSVSLTNFNVSSSSPAVSGNWAIGFSVNNPNKKMSIAYDEIDSVVFYRSTFLAETRISPFTQGTRSQTTVNATFSAFNSYVEKSVVSGIATDRGRGIVNFNIRVLARVGFRTGGWRLRRRLLRVLCEDVGVGLSSTSGTGKLVGGGRECRVGI; this is translated from the coding sequence ATGGCGGATACCTCAAGACCCGTAACGGGTTACCCTGCTTCCACCTATCCTCACCAGCCTCAACCCAACGCTGCTAACCCCAATGGTTATCCTTACCCGCCGCCCTACCATCACCAGCAACCGCCGCCTAATAACCCCAACTACGGTTATCCCTACCGTTACGATCCAGCACGCACTACCTTCATCCGTCGTATCTTTGCTTTGATGGTAGCTTTTTTTATCGTTTCCGCTTCTATAATCTTCATCATCTGGCTCGTACTCCGTCCCCGCCTCCCTAAAATATCAGTCGACTCCGTCTCGCTCACCAATTTCAatgtctcttcttcttctccggcTGTTTCTGGAAACTGGGCTATTGGATTCTCTGTTAACAACCCTAACAAAAAGATGAGCATCGCTTATGACGAGATCGACTCTGTCGTTTTTTACAGATCAACGTTTTTAGCGGAGACACGAATCTCCCCGTTTACTCAGGGGACACGGTCACAGACCACTGTCAACGCTACTTTCTCGGCCTTTAATTCGTACGTGGAAAAGTCCGTTGTTAGTGGCATTGCTACGGACAGAGGTCGTGGGATTGTGAATTTCAACATTAGGGTTTTGGCTAGGGTTGGGTTCCGTACTGGTGGTTGGCGATTGAGGAGAAGGTTGCTTAGGGTTTTGTGTGAGGACGTTGGGGTTGGCCTTTCTTCAACAAGTGGTACCGGGAAACTGGTCGGTGGAGGAAGAGAATGCCGGGTTGGtatttga